One genomic segment of Planctomycetia bacterium includes these proteins:
- a CDS encoding choloylglycine hydrolase, whose protein sequence is MNGPISRRATAALIVCVACLAPLAAARSLRACTAFQLKAVDGAQVYFRSMEFGFPFNSKILIVPRGTEYTGTAPQGRAGLKWQTKYGVVGLNANVAPSIVADGMNDKGLVVGMLHLPGYARYLAPDEAKTASTIGSWEVAIYLLSTCADVNESVAALTDKAHVAQQEFPPFKQVLPVHYWIGDATGKVVIAEYVEGKLNIHQNPVGALTNSPPFDWQQINLSNYVNLSPVNVPAKKLGGLEVVNFGQGSGFVGLPGDLTPPSRFVRAALFSQWASPAKTAPETVNLGFHVLNTFDIFDGAIKSNTANQTENTKGFLKSNGEGRLVSTDTTEWIVGHDRTNLKTYVRTYGGLKIQVVDLRRVGFDKPGLRTIELQTSFQPEDVTDTAQPLK, encoded by the coding sequence ATGAACGGTCCAATCTCGCGCCGTGCCACTGCCGCCCTGATCGTCTGCGTGGCCTGTTTGGCTCCGTTGGCCGCGGCCCGATCGCTCCGGGCCTGCACGGCATTTCAGCTCAAGGCCGTCGACGGTGCACAGGTTTATTTTCGGTCGATGGAGTTCGGTTTCCCGTTCAACTCGAAGATCCTGATCGTTCCGCGGGGCACCGAGTACACGGGGACGGCACCGCAGGGCAGGGCCGGCCTGAAGTGGCAGACGAAATACGGCGTCGTGGGGCTCAATGCGAACGTCGCCCCTTCCATCGTGGCCGACGGCATGAACGACAAGGGCCTGGTGGTGGGCATGCTTCATCTGCCGGGGTATGCGCGGTATCTGGCCCCCGACGAAGCCAAGACCGCCAGCACGATCGGCAGTTGGGAGGTGGCGATCTACCTGCTTTCGACATGTGCGGACGTGAACGAGTCGGTGGCGGCCCTGACCGACAAGGCGCACGTCGCCCAGCAGGAATTCCCTCCCTTCAAGCAGGTGCTCCCGGTGCACTACTGGATCGGCGATGCGACCGGCAAGGTGGTCATCGCCGAGTACGTGGAGGGGAAACTCAACATCCACCAGAACCCGGTCGGGGCGCTGACGAACTCGCCGCCGTTCGACTGGCAGCAGATCAACCTCAGCAACTACGTGAACCTGTCGCCGGTGAACGTGCCCGCGAAGAAACTCGGCGGCCTTGAGGTCGTGAACTTCGGCCAGGGGAGCGGCTTCGTCGGCCTGCCGGGCGACCTGACGCCGCCATCCAGGTTCGTGCGGGCAGCGCTGTTTTCGCAGTGGGCCAGTCCGGCGAAAACGGCGCCCGAAACCGTGAATCTGGGCTTTCACGTCCTGAACACGTTCGACATCTTCGACGGGGCCATCAAGTCGAACACGGCCAACCAGACGGAGAACACGAAGGGCTTCCTGAAGTCGAATGGCGAAGGCCGACTTGTCAGCACGGACACCACCGAATGGATCGTCGGCCATGACCGCACGAACCTGAAAACCTACGTCCGGACGTACGGCGGCCTGAAGATCCAGGTCGTCGATCTGCGCCGGGTCGGTTTCGACAAGCCCGGCCTGCGGACGATCGAGTTGCAGACCAGCTTTCAGCCCGAGGACGTCACGGACACGGCGCAGCCTCTGAAGTAG